In Streptomyces sp. NBC_01439, the following are encoded in one genomic region:
- a CDS encoding serine/threonine-protein kinase has protein sequence MFAQLPGVQSALTALSADDPHEIGGYRLHARLGSGGMGVVYLAYTPGGRPIALKAVRREFAADPEFRERFAQEVASARRIHGLFTAQVVDSGEDDHTPWLATAYVPGPSLHQVVQRHGPLPVRTVLLLVAGIAEALQEIHRVGVVHRDLKPANVLIAGDGPRVIDFGIARAADAAALTGVGLRIGTAAFMAPEQALGHPVTPATDVFALGALAGFVAAGVPPFGNGPESGALYRVVHEHPDLGRIPPELHDLLSWCLAKSPQDRPTTAELIAAVRAHPLVGQRPEFTDGWLPRPVLEEVGGRADGGPAGESAAPAGESAAPAGPSAGSGRPGPPVPVPVRVPEHLQATRAAAAHHAPAAGRGGTMPYAPAPSPAPAPSPAPAPSPVPVPSPAPVAAVPPVAPVTPVAPAPPARRERRRDRSRLPAVALAAAALLACGGGAYWFGLPPEEGDAPAVEPTAAPPRPAASAYVPGYAQAELTAPDSGYEFDLRAGKVVPVETAAWYLARDSDAFLLPEESDAFVADGSGELTPDDCARGIETRPVTTLPFKALAKERPFCVRSPDQREVAIVRLVEATSAGSVTIAVDHFRKS, from the coding sequence ATGTTCGCTCAGCTTCCCGGCGTACAGTCCGCCCTCACGGCCCTGTCCGCCGACGACCCCCACGAGATCGGTGGCTACCGCCTCCACGCCCGGCTCGGCTCCGGCGGCATGGGGGTGGTCTACCTGGCGTACACGCCGGGCGGCCGCCCCATCGCCCTGAAGGCCGTCCGGCGGGAGTTCGCGGCGGACCCGGAGTTCCGCGAGCGCTTCGCCCAGGAGGTGGCGAGCGCGCGCCGGATCCACGGCCTCTTCACGGCGCAGGTGGTCGACTCGGGCGAGGACGACCACACCCCGTGGCTGGCCACGGCGTACGTGCCCGGCCCCTCGCTGCACCAGGTCGTGCAGCGGCACGGGCCGCTGCCGGTGCGCACGGTGCTGCTGCTCGTCGCCGGCATCGCCGAGGCCCTCCAGGAGATCCACCGGGTGGGCGTCGTCCACCGGGACCTCAAGCCGGCGAACGTGCTCATCGCGGGGGACGGGCCGCGGGTGATCGACTTCGGTATCGCGCGCGCCGCCGACGCCGCCGCGCTGACCGGCGTGGGCCTTCGGATCGGCACCGCCGCCTTCATGGCGCCGGAGCAGGCGCTGGGCCACCCGGTGACGCCGGCGACCGACGTGTTCGCGCTCGGGGCGCTCGCCGGGTTCGTGGCGGCCGGGGTCCCGCCCTTCGGGAACGGGCCGGAGTCCGGCGCCCTGTACCGGGTGGTCCACGAGCACCCGGACCTCGGCCGGATCCCGCCCGAGCTGCACGACCTGCTGTCGTGGTGCCTGGCCAAGTCCCCGCAGGACCGTCCCACGACCGCCGAACTGATCGCGGCCGTCCGCGCGCACCCCCTCGTGGGCCAGCGGCCGGAGTTCACCGACGGCTGGCTGCCCCGGCCGGTGCTGGAGGAGGTCGGGGGCCGGGCGGACGGCGGCCCGGCCGGGGAGTCCGCGGCCCCGGCCGGGGAGTCCGCGGCCCCGGCCGGCCCGTCCGCGGGGTCCGGCAGGCCTGGGCCGCCCGTGCCCGTACCCGTACGCGTACCGGAGCACCTCCAGGCGACCAGGGCGGCGGCCGCGCATCACGCCCCGGCCGCCGGGCGGGGCGGAACCATGCCGTACGCCCCGGCCCCGAGTCCGGCCCCCGCCCCGAGCCCGGCCCCCGCCCCGAGTCCGGTCCCGGTCCCGAGTCCGGCCCCGGTAGCCGCCGTGCCCCCGGTGGCCCCTGTGACCCCCGTGGCCCCTGCGCCCCCGGCGCGCCGTGAACGGCGGCGCGACCGGAGCCGGCTACCCGCGGTCGCCCTGGCCGCGGCGGCGCTCCTGGCCTGCGGAGGCGGTGCCTACTGGTTCGGCCTGCCCCCGGAGGAGGGCGACGCCCCCGCCGTGGAACCCACCGCCGCCCCGCCCCGACCGGCGGCCTCTGCGTACGTGCCCGGATACGCACAGGCCGAGCTGACCGCCCCGGATTCCGGTTACGAGTTCGACCTGCGCGCCGGGAAGGTGGTTCCCGTCGAGACGGCCGCCTGGTACCTCGCGCGCGACTCCGACGCCTTCCTGCTCCCCGAGGAGTCCGACGCCTTCGTAGCCGACGGAAGCGGAGAGCTGACCCCGGACGACTGTGCGCGGGGCATCGAGACCCGGCCCGTGACGACCCTGCCCTTCAAGGCGCTCGCGAAGGAGCGCCCCTTCTGCGTACGAAGCCCTGACCAGCGGGAAGTCGCGATCGTACGGCTCGTCGAGGCGACCTCTGCAGGGTCCGTGACGATCGCCGTCGACCACTTCCGCAAGAGCTGA
- a CDS encoding agmatine deiminase family protein, whose translation MDMNPRTSRRRVLQFGAAAVPLAALGSALPPLVQTASAAQNGTDMLRMPAETDRHIRTYMAWPALSSVWGSGLSAVRRDIAEVAHTISRYEPVVVLARPGQVAEARYQCGLGAYYGIQVIDIPNDDLWIRDFGPTFVVAPGAVAGVDTNFNGWGKAGTKFAQPFANDAAAARTLLAEYEVNRIRAGFVGEGGSLETDGEGTLLATVSSMVNANRNPGMSQAQVEQAMKTALGIDKVIWVPGLAGEDITDCHIDCLARFIGPGRVILDKPGPVADKKWVAVYEETKRALQSATDARGRRLSITELPGPDRREITGRGDEFLSSYTNYYTANGAVIAPRFGDGHADGVAYAILQAAYPGYRVEQLPIDGIASGGGGIHCATQSHPAAPPAL comes from the coding sequence ATGGATATGAACCCCCGCACCTCTCGCCGCCGAGTGCTCCAGTTCGGCGCGGCGGCCGTGCCGCTCGCGGCCCTCGGCTCCGCCCTCCCCCCGCTGGTGCAGACGGCCTCGGCCGCCCAGAACGGCACCGACATGCTCCGCATGCCCGCCGAGACCGACCGGCACATCCGGACGTACATGGCCTGGCCGGCCCTCTCCTCGGTGTGGGGCAGCGGCCTCTCGGCGGTGCGCAGGGACATCGCCGAGGTGGCCCACACGATCTCGCGCTACGAGCCGGTCGTGGTGCTGGCCCGCCCCGGCCAGGTCGCCGAGGCCCGCTACCAGTGCGGACTGGGCGCCTACTACGGCATCCAGGTCATCGACATCCCCAATGACGACCTCTGGATCAGGGACTTCGGCCCCACCTTCGTCGTCGCCCCGGGTGCCGTCGCCGGTGTGGATACCAACTTCAACGGCTGGGGCAAGGCCGGTACGAAGTTCGCGCAGCCCTTCGCCAACGACGCGGCGGCGGCCCGCACGCTCCTCGCCGAGTACGAGGTGAACCGGATCCGGGCCGGCTTCGTCGGCGAGGGCGGCTCGCTGGAGACCGACGGCGAGGGAACCCTGCTGGCCACGGTCAGTTCGATGGTGAACGCCAACCGGAACCCGGGCATGAGCCAGGCCCAGGTCGAGCAGGCCATGAAGACGGCGCTCGGCATCGACAAGGTGATCTGGGTGCCCGGCCTCGCCGGCGAGGACATCACCGACTGCCACATCGACTGCCTGGCCCGCTTCATCGGTCCCGGCCGCGTCATCCTCGACAAGCCCGGCCCCGTCGCGGACAAGAAGTGGGTGGCCGTCTACGAGGAGACCAAGCGGGCCCTGCAGAGCGCCACCGACGCCCGGGGCCGCCGCCTGTCCATCACCGAACTGCCCGGTCCGGACCGGCGCGAGATCACCGGCCGGGGCGACGAGTTCCTGTCCAGCTACACCAACTACTACACGGCCAACGGCGCGGTGATCGCGCCGCGGTTCGGTGACGGCCATGCCGACGGCGTCGCCTACGCCATCCTCCAGGCCGCCTACCCCGGTTACCGCGTCGAGCAGCTCCCGATCGACGGCATCGCCTCCGGTGGCGGCGGAATCCACTGCGCCACCCAGTCCCACCCGGCCGCGCCGCCGGCGCTCTGA
- a CDS encoding TetR/AcrR family transcriptional regulator — protein MSDRRRAILEGAARVIARRGVRGLRVGDLAAKAGVSTALIYYHFKDRTGILRHALAFISDRADRYTGAADEVGAALPATDPRRLLERILLLEFQDLPEVRENSTAWGELRAHTIFDPELREELTAAGTAWVEEVAGLLAAACPAAPGAAVSAAAERLTALLEGLSGRWLSGLLPVAHARDLMRAAIGVEVDRLGSLATQID, from the coding sequence GTGTCGGATCGAAGAAGGGCCATCCTGGAGGGCGCCGCCCGGGTCATCGCCAGGCGCGGGGTCCGCGGACTGCGAGTGGGCGACCTGGCGGCCAAGGCCGGCGTGTCGACCGCCTTGATCTACTACCACTTCAAGGACCGGACCGGCATCCTGCGGCACGCCCTGGCCTTCATCAGCGACCGGGCCGACCGCTACACGGGTGCCGCCGACGAGGTGGGCGCCGCACTCCCCGCGACGGACCCGCGCCGGCTCCTGGAGCGGATCCTGCTGCTCGAATTCCAGGACCTGCCCGAAGTGCGCGAGAACAGCACGGCCTGGGGGGAGCTGCGGGCCCACACGATCTTCGACCCGGAACTGCGCGAGGAACTCACCGCAGCCGGTACGGCCTGGGTGGAGGAGGTCGCCGGCCTGCTGGCCGCCGCGTGCCCGGCCGCGCCGGGCGCCGCCGTCAGCGCCGCCGCCGAGCGACTGACCGCCCTCCTGGAGGGACTGAGCGGCCGCTGGCTGAGCGGCCTGCTGCCCGTGGCGCACGCCCGCGACCTGATGCGCGCGGCGATCGGAGTCGAGGTCGACCGGCTCGGTTCCCTCGCCACGCAAATTGACTGA
- a CDS encoding urease subunit beta: MMVSTGPAAGRDGRGTSCPAVDPAPVRHARGPRLDPEATAPIADAARASATPHFPFSFPFPFPFFEVNPRFDFDRAAAHGTRPAVAAGSSTRFESGATAEVGLVPVGGVRIAIGLAGPVGGSRVVPGAKALALARAAACGHLGVTVGHEGGGRA; the protein is encoded by the coding sequence ATGATGGTTTCGACCGGCCCTGCCGCCGGGCGGGACGGTCGGGGGACGTCATGCCCCGCCGTCGACCCGGCGCCCGTCCGGCACGCCCGGGGCCCGCGGCTCGACCCCGAGGCGACCGCCCCGATCGCGGACGCGGCGCGGGCGAGCGCCACCCCGCACTTCCCCTTCTCCTTCCCCTTCCCCTTCCCCTTCTTCGAGGTGAACCCGCGGTTCGACTTCGACCGGGCGGCGGCCCACGGGACGCGACCGGCGGTGGCCGCCGGTTCCTCCACCCGGTTCGAATCCGGTGCCACCGCCGAGGTCGGGCTGGTCCCCGTAGGGGGAGTCCGGATCGCGATCGGCTTGGCGGGCCCAGTCGGCGGGTCCCGGGTCGTACCCGGAGCCAAGGCGCTCGCCCTGGCGAGGGCGGCCGCCTGCGGCCACCTCGGCGTCACTGTCGGACACGAGGGCGGGGGTCGAGCGTGA
- a CDS encoding TetR/AcrR family transcriptional regulator, giving the protein MSSRSTQILEAAARVIARRGVRGLRVEELAAEAGVSTALIYYHFKDRTGVLRQTLEFINDRAERYTTDRDPDEPPLTPREELEETLLLELQDTVEVRENSSAWGELRASAVFDEVLREDLARATLVWVQEVAALLGQVQPMVPASALAGAAERLTALLEGLSMRWLSGGIKIGHARELMRGAIDAELSGLGQN; this is encoded by the coding sequence ATGTCGTCTCGTAGTACTCAGATCCTCGAAGCCGCCGCCCGGGTGATCGCCCGCCGCGGTGTACGCGGGCTGCGCGTGGAGGAACTCGCGGCGGAGGCCGGCGTCTCCACCGCCCTGATCTACTACCACTTCAAGGACCGTACGGGCGTACTGCGTCAGACGCTGGAGTTCATCAACGACCGCGCCGAGCGGTACACCACCGACCGCGATCCGGACGAGCCGCCGCTGACCCCGCGCGAAGAGCTGGAGGAGACCCTCCTGCTGGAGCTCCAGGACACCGTGGAGGTACGGGAGAACAGCTCGGCCTGGGGCGAACTGCGGGCGAGCGCCGTCTTCGACGAAGTCCTGCGCGAGGACCTGGCGCGGGCGACCCTGGTGTGGGTCCAGGAGGTGGCCGCGCTGCTGGGTCAGGTCCAGCCGATGGTGCCGGCATCCGCGCTGGCCGGGGCCGCCGAGCGGCTCACCGCCCTGCTGGAGGGGTTGAGCATGCGCTGGCTGAGCGGCGGCATCAAGATCGGCCACGCCCGCGAGCTGATGCGGGGCGCCATCGACGCCGAGCTTTCGGGTCTCGGGCAGAACTGA